TGTCACCACAAGTTTGGTGCTTGAGCGGCTTTATTACGCCGATGGGCGCCATAACCCCAGCCATCCTCAACATGGACGTTTTGAAGGGCTCTCGATGCTTGCGTGAAGCGATCGGTAGCAATCGCTACCCCTGAAAGTGACCTCGCTACAGAACACTGCATGAAGCGTTGGTATGGCCCTTGACAAGCACTGTCGGCAGCGGCCGCGAACGCTTCAAACAGCACCTACGCAAAGTCGGTAGCGGCGAACACACCAGCAAAGGCTTGAGTCGAGAGGAAGCTGCCGATGCTTTGGCACTCATGCTCAGAGAGGAGGCCACGCCGGCACAGATTGGCGCCTTCCTGATTGCGCACCGCATACGCCGGCCGGAGCCCCAAGAGCTCACCGGCATGCTCGACACCTATCGATCGATGGGGCCCGTTGTTCACAGCCCTGCCGATCAGAGAAGACCGCTCTGCTTCGGCATGCCATTTGACGGTCGGACCAGAACTGCGCCCATCTACCCACTCACCAGCCTTGTGCTGGTGGCTTGCGGTCAACCGGTCGTGCTGCAGGGGGGTGACCGCATGCCGATCAAATACGGCATCACAGCCATCGATCTGTTCCACCTTCTGGATCTGAATCTGGGTGGGCTGCCCCTGAGCACTGTTCAGGAAGGATTCAACACACATGGCTTCGCGCTCATTCATCAACCGGATCATTTCGCGATCGCGGAAACACTGATTCATTACCGGGAAGAACTGGGAAAACGGCCTCCCGTGGCCAGCCTCGAGCTCCTATGGACGGCCCACCAGGGAGACCACCTTCTGGTGAGTGGGTTTGTGCACCCACCAACCGAAAGCCGGGCCTGGGAAGCGCTCAGACTTGCAGGCGAAACCGACCTGCTAACTGTGAAAGGCCTGGAAGGAGGAACAGATCTTCCCATCGGTCGGGCCTGCATCACAGCCCGTGTCCGCGATGGTCAGGCTGAACGTCTGATCCTTCACCCCCGCGATCACGGATGCCACAACGCAGACGTGGAGTGGTCGTCGGAGAGCACCTGGAAGAGCCAGGCCCTCGAAGCGCTCAGCAACCGTGGTCCCCTCAGCGAAGCTCTGCGCTGGAACGCAGGTGCTTATCTCTGGAACGCTGGCCTGAGCGACAATCTCGACTCGGGCATTGCAATGGCCACCACCGTGCTCGAGCAAGGTCGAGCACTGGATCAGCTTGATCAGCTGCGCAGCTTGCCCAGTGCTTTGTGCATCCGATAGCGCTCAAAGGGCACTCCAGCGATCGTGATCGTTTCCGGGGCAACCAGGCTCCAGCCATAGCGCTCGAACAACGGACGACTGAACTGACTGGCTTCGGTGCGCAGGGATCTGACGCCATCCGCGATCGCATCGGCTTCAAGTCTCTCTAGGAGCGCTTTGCCGTGGCCCTGACGTGCCGCACGGCCCCGGCAATACAGAAGAGCAAGCCGGTCCTGCGGATAACGCATCGCAAAAGCGGCATCCTCACCACTGATCCAGCCGGAACCCTGCTTCAGGGTTTGATCCAGCACACCCGGCAACCAGGCGAGTGCTGCCCAGGACTTCACCTGCTGATCCGAATACAACTGTGGAGCCTGACTCTCAATGGCATCGGCATAGATCTCCCGGAGAAGAATCTCGTCAGCTGGAACGATCAAACGCAGGACCATGGCCAGTGCCTATGGGAATGTGAGTCTCACCTGCCCAGCGGCTGCCTTGCAGCAACCACGTGTCCCCACTCTGCTCAGCGCCTTTCTGACGCTGCTCAATGACCGACTCAGCGAAAGCATCGTCTTCCCATTGCTGCCATTCCTACTGGCGAGCTTCAACGCCGATGGGCGCACACTAGGTCTGCTGGCCGGCAGCTACGCACTCGCGCAGTTTGCTGCCACACCACTGATCGGAGCCCTCAGTGATCGCTTCGGCCGCCGGCCCGTGATCGCCACCTGCGTTGCAGGCTCGGTACTGGGTCTGGGCCTGTTCGCCCTCACCGTGAGCATGGACTGGCCCAAGGGCGCCACTTTGCCGCTGATGCTGCTGTTCGGCGCTCGCCTCATCGATGGTGTGAGCGGCGGAACCGCAGCCACCGCTGGAGCAGTGCTGGCTGATATCACTCCGGAGGAACAACGGGCACGCGCTTTCGGCTTGATCGGGGTGGCCTTTGGTCTCGGCTTCATCATCGGACCGTTCGTGGGAGGACAACTAGCCCGCATCAACGTGACCGTGCCGATCTGGGTGGCCACCGGTTTCGCCCTGTTCAACCTGCTGGTGGTGCTGGGTTTGCTTCCAGAGACCCATCCCCGCTCGGCGCGCCAAGCCATGCCGCGCAAACGAGATCTCAACCCCTTCGCCCAGATCGCCAAGGTGATTGGCAACCCCGCTGTCGGGCGACTCTGTCTCAGCTTCTTCCTGTTCTTTCTGGCCTTCAACGGCTTCACCGCCATCCTGGTGCTCTATTTCAAACAGCGCTTCAACTGGGGACCAGAGCTCGCCACAACCGCCTTCCTGATTGTGGGCGTGGTGGCCACCGTGGTGCAGGGAGGCCTGATCGGTCCCCTCGTGAAACAACTCGGAGAATGGAAACTGACCCTGATCGGTCTGGGCTTGGTGATCCTTGGATGCCTGCTGATTCCCTCGACATCACCTCAACAGGCTCAGATCGGCGTGTTCAGTTCCGTGGCCATCCTCGCCACCGGAACAGGCCTGGTCACCCCGAGCCTGCGCAGTCTTGTGTCGCGCCGCCTCGACTCGGAGGGCCAGGGCACGGCATTGGGCAGCCTTCAGGCACTGCAGAGCCTGGGGAGTTTCCTGGGACCACCTCTGGCCGGACTCAGCTACGACCTGTTGGGACAGATCAGTCCCTTCGTTGGCAGTGCCTGTCTGCTGATCATGGTGATGCTGCTGGTGGGAGGCAGCCCGCTGCCCTCTAGGTCGCAATGACGCAACCAGCTGCAGAACATCAAAAAACCTGCAGTCCGGCCTCTGGACAATTGCTACGTTTCGCAAGTCGGTTCATGCACATCTGGTCACCCGATGAGTGACAACGCTCTCTCCACCGACCTCTACATCAACCGAGAGCTCAGCTGGATCGCCTTCAATGAGCGCGTGCTGATTCAGGCCCTGGATCAACGCACCCCGTTGCTGGAGCAGGCCAAATTCAGTGCCATCTTCAGCAACAATCTCGACGAATTTTTCATGGTGAGGGTGGCCTCCCTCAAGGCCCAGGTGGAAGCGGGCATTGATAAGCGCAGCGAGGACGGACGCACGCCACTGGAACAGCTGCAGGCGATACGGGAACATCTCGCACCCCTACTGAAACGGCAGCAGGAGCACTACCGCAGCCAGCTCAGATCCGAACTGCACAACCACGGCGCCCATCTGCTCGATTACGAACAGCTCAACGAACGCCAACGACTCTGGGTTGATAACTACTTCCAGACGGCGATTTTTCCAGTGCTAACGCCGCTGGCAGTGGATCCGGCTCATCCCTTTCCCTTCGTGAGCAATCTCAGCCTGAATGTGGCGGCTCTGATTGACGATCCGGACACCGGTCAGCGGCTGCTGGCCCGCGTGAAGGTGCCTCAGACGATCTTGCCTCGATTCGTTGCCATACCCACCGACCTCGCAGCTGAACAATCTGAGGCAGTTCACACGGCCGTTCCCCTGGAACAGGTGGTGGCCTTCAACCTCGGCCTTCTCTTTCCAGGCATGAGCATCGAGGGGCACTACTTCTTCCGCGTCACCCGGGATGCGGATCTGGAACTGCGCGACCTGGAAGCTGATGATCTGATGATCGCCATTGAGCAGGGCCTGCGCAAACGCCGCATGGGAGGCGAAGTGGTGCGGCTCGAAGTCGCCGAGGGAATGCCACAGGACGTTGTCGAGATGCTGATGGATGGCATGTCCGTTGAGGAAGCCGATCTCTACAGGGTTGACGGTCCTCTGGGCCTCGACGATCTGTTCGGTCTGATGGGAATCCCATTGGCGAATCTCAAGAACGAGTCCCACTCGGGCCAGACACCCTCGGTACTGCGTCGTGCCCAGCGCAACATGCTCGAAGACGGCTCCATCAAAGAGGAGGAATTTGAAAGCATTTTTTCGGTGGTCCGCCGCCGCGATGTGCTTCTGCATCACCCCTACGACCTCTTCTCCACATCCGTGGAGGAATTCATCAACCAGGCCGCCGACGATCCTCTGGTGATGGGGATCAAGATGACCCTCTATCGCACCTCAAAGGATTCACCGATCATCGCCGCGTTGATTCGTGCTGCGGAAAACGGCAAGCAGGTGATGGCGCTGGTGGAACTCAAAGCACGCTTCGATGAAGACAACAACATCCAGTGGGCCAAACACCTGGAAAGCTCAGGAGTGCATGTCGTCTATGGAGTTCTGGGCCTAAAAACCCACACCAAGATCGTGCTGGTTGTGCGCAAGGAAAAGGAACGTCTCCGCAGTTATGTCCATATCGGCACCGGTAACTACAACTCGAAGACATCACGCCTCTACACCGATCTTGGCCTGCTTTCGGCACGACCCGAACTCGGCCAGGATCTGGTGGAATTGTTCAATTACCTCACCGGCTTCTCTAAACAGCAGGAGTTCCGCAAGTTGCTGGTTGCACCGGTATCACTGCGTAAAGGCATGGAACATCTGATTCGCCGTGAGATTGAACATGCTCAGCACGACCGCGGCGGCCATATCCGAGCCAAGATGAATTCACTGGTGGATCCAGGCATCATCGCCCTGCTCTACGAAGCCTCCCAGGCAGGCGTGAAGATCGAACTGATTGTGCGCGGCATGTGCTGCCTGTACCCAGGTCGCGAGGGCGTGAGCGACAACATCAGCGTGGTGAGCATCATCGGTCGCTTTCTTGAACACTCACGCCTGTTCTGGTTCGCCAATCACAACGAACCGGAGGTTTACATCGGCAGCGCTGATTGGATGCCAAGAAATCTGGACAGACGCGTTGAAGCTGTGACACCCATTGAAGAACCAGCGCTTCGAGAGCAACTGGAACGCTTGATGCAGATCTATCTCGATGACAACCGTGGATCATTCGATATGCAGACCGATGGTTCCTTCAGTCAGCGCCATCCAAAGGGCGAAGAGCGTAATTCGCAGTTGAGCCTGATTGAAACCTGGAGAAAAGGGCTGGTCGCGAAAAATTGATCAAGCAAGACCCGTGTTCATCGATACAGCGAAATTGTGCTTTTTGTCTTTATTTCATATTCGATCCACGAGACTTAACACTGCATCATTGATTCGTAAAAACTTTCGAATTAATCACTTCACTCTTTGCTCCGGGTGCTAAATTTTTCGCAAATCTAATTTTCAGGAGGCCAGGGTGATGGGGATCCCTCTGGAATCTGAAGGAGTAACTCAAAAAGTTGCTTCATCAGAGCCTGTGTTGCCGACCACTGGTCGTCGTGACAGCAGTGCACGTTCACGCTCAACTTCCAGTCGCTCGTCACGTCAAAGCGGGCGCTTGGCCACTGATTCAATTGGTTATTACCTGAGCAGCATTGGACGAGTTCCACTGCTCACTGCAGCCGAAGAAATCGAGCTTGCTCATCATGTGCAAGCCATGAAGGAGCTACTCGATATTGCTGAGGAGGATCGCACTCCCAGGCAGCGTCACCGCATCCGCATGGGCAAGCGTGCCCGGGATCGGATGATGGCCGCCAACCTCCGCCTCGTGGTGAGCGTTGCCAAGAAATATCAGAACCAGGGCCTGGAGCTGCTCGATCTCGTTCAGGAAGGAGCCATCGGCCTGGAGCGGGCCGTCGACAAGTTCGACCCTGCCATGGGCTACAAATTTTCGACCTATGCCTACTGGTGGATTCGCCAGGGGATGACTCGCGCGATTGACAACAGCGCACGCACCATTCGCTTGCCGATTCACATCAGCGAAAAGCTCTCCAAGATGCGCCGCATCACGCGTGAGCTGTCTCACCGCTTCGGTCGGCAACCGAATCGACTGGAACTGGCAAGCGCGATGGGCATCGAACCGCGCGATCTCGAAGACCTCATTGCCCAAAGCGCGCCCTGCGCATCCCTGGATGCCCATGCCCGTGGCGAAGAAGATCGCAGCACGCTCGGTGAACTGATTCCAGATCCCAATGGTGCTGAGCCAATGGAGGGAATGGATCGCAGCATTCAGAAGGAGCACCTGGGCGGATGGCTCTCTCAGTTGAATGAGCGTGAGCAAAAAATCCTCAAATTGCGCTTCGGACTGGATGGAGCAGAACCACTGACGCTGGCTGAAATCGGCCGTCAAATCAATGTGTCGCGGGAACGGGTGCGGCAGCTGGAAGCCAAGGCCATCTTGAAGTTGCGTGTGATGACCAACCATCAGCAGGCGGCCTGAGTTTTTGCTCTCGTCCCTGCTGATCATCGGCATCTGGATGCTGCTGGTGCTCTCAGCAGCACTGGTCTCTCGGAAGCGATGGCCCGAACAACGAGAGCTCAGTCGCAAGATCGTGCACATCGGCACCGGTCCTGTCGTTGTCCTGGCCTGGTGGCTGTCAATTCCAGCATCGATTGCAGTGCCAGTGGCCTTCACCGTCACCGTGATCACCGCGATCAATCACCGCATCCAACTTCTACCTGCTGTTGAGGATGTCGACCGCAACAGCTACGGAACCGTGGCGTATGGACTAGCCATCAGCCTGCTGCTGCTGCTGTTCTGGCCCGAACAAGCGGTTGCGGTTTGCTCCGGAGTGCTGGTGATGGCCTTTGCCGATGGTCTGGCGGGCCTTGTGGGCCGTGGCATGACATCTCCCAGCTGGACCGTATGGCAACAGCGGAAATCCGTTGCTGGCACGGTCACGATGGGCTTGGTCACGGCATTGGTGTTGCTCCTGCTGATACTGATCAGCCAAAGTCCTCTGCATCCCCTGCGTCTGATCGCTGTTTGTGCTCTGGCCGTTGGCCTCGAGCAATGGGGCCGCTGGGGAATCGACAACCTCACTGTGCCGATGGCGGTGGGGCTGAGCTGGATGTGGATGACCGTTTGAACGGCCGCCACCTTGATCACTGCTCAAGCCACCGGAATCCCGGATGCAGGAGTGCCAGCTTTCTTCACGGATTCAGCCAGCTCAGCGAGCAACTCAGCCGTTGCTTCAATGCTGATGCAGGCATCAGTAACACTCTGTCCGTAGGTGAGTGAGGAGCGATCAGCGCTGATTTTCTGATTGCCTTCCACCAGATGACTTTCCAACATCACACCCATCACATGGGTTGATCCCTTCTGAACTTGAGCAGCCACAGCCCTGAGCACTTCGCCCTGGCGGCGATAGTCCTTGTTGGAATTGGCATGACTGCAGTCGACCATCAAACGATCCGGGAGGCCAGCTCCAGCCAATTCCGAGCATGCCTCCTGAACCGCCTCCAGGTGGTAGTTACTGCCGCTGTTGCCTCCCCTCAACACCAAATGGCCATAGGGATTACCGGTGGTGCTCACGATGGACGCATTCCCCTCGCAATTGATCCCCAGAAAATGATGGGGACTGGAGGCTGACTGCATCGCATTGATGGCGATGGTGGCACTGCCGTCGGTGCCGTTCTTGTAGCCCACGGGCATCGAAAGACCAGAGGCCATCTCTCTGTGGGTCTGACTTTCTGTGGTGCGGGCACCGATCGCAGTCCAGCTGATCAAGTCTGCGATGTACTGCGGCACCACTGGATCCAGCAATTCCGTCGCAGTGGGCATGCCGTCTCTGGCGAGATCCAGAAGCAGAGAGCGCGCCATCCGCAAACCGGTATTGATGTCGTAGGAACCATCGAGGTGGGGATCGTTGATCAATCCTTTCCAGCCCACAGTCGTTCGAGGCTTCTCGAAATAAACCCGCATCACCACCTCCAGTTCCCCCGCATAACGGGACCTCAAGGGGGCGAGGCGGCGGGCGTAGTCAAGGGCCGCATCCACGTCGTGCACGGAACAGGGGCCAACGATCACCAGCAAGCGGTGGTCCTCTCCCTGGAGAATGGCCTGGATGCGCTGTCTGGCGGTGGCGACAGTTTCAGTGGCCTTGGCGTCGGCTGGGAAATCCCCGTGCAGCAAAGCCGGTGAAACCAGTGGCAGGGTATCCACCACATGCAGATCGTGAGTGGTG
This genomic window from Synechococcus sp. MIT S9220 contains:
- a CDS encoding cyanate hydratase, translated to MNTLFRTLATLLNRQNHNSSVTTSLVLERLYYADGRHNPSHPQHGRFEGLSMLA
- a CDS encoding anthranilate phosphoribosyltransferase family protein, translated to MTSTVGSGRERFKQHLRKVGSGEHTSKGLSREEAADALALMLREEATPAQIGAFLIAHRIRRPEPQELTGMLDTYRSMGPVVHSPADQRRPLCFGMPFDGRTRTAPIYPLTSLVLVACGQPVVLQGGDRMPIKYGITAIDLFHLLDLNLGGLPLSTVQEGFNTHGFALIHQPDHFAIAETLIHYREELGKRPPVASLELLWTAHQGDHLLVSGFVHPPTESRAWEALRLAGETDLLTVKGLEGGTDLPIGRACITARVRDGQAERLILHPRDHGCHNADVEWSSESTWKSQALEALSNRGPLSEALRWNAGAYLWNAGLSDNLDSGIAMATTVLEQGRALDQLDQLRSLPSALCIR
- a CDS encoding GNAT family N-acetyltransferase, which codes for MVLRLIVPADEILLREIYADAIESQAPQLYSDQQVKSWAALAWLPGVLDQTLKQGSGWISGEDAAFAMRYPQDRLALLYCRGRAARQGHGKALLERLEADAIADGVRSLRTEASQFSRPLFERYGWSLVAPETITIAGVPFERYRMHKALGKLRS
- a CDS encoding MFS transporter, whose amino-acid sequence is MASAYGNVSLTCPAAALQQPRVPTLLSAFLTLLNDRLSESIVFPLLPFLLASFNADGRTLGLLAGSYALAQFAATPLIGALSDRFGRRPVIATCVAGSVLGLGLFALTVSMDWPKGATLPLMLLFGARLIDGVSGGTAATAGAVLADITPEEQRARAFGLIGVAFGLGFIIGPFVGGQLARINVTVPIWVATGFALFNLLVVLGLLPETHPRSARQAMPRKRDLNPFAQIAKVIGNPAVGRLCLSFFLFFLAFNGFTAILVLYFKQRFNWGPELATTAFLIVGVVATVVQGGLIGPLVKQLGEWKLTLIGLGLVILGCLLIPSTSPQQAQIGVFSSVAILATGTGLVTPSLRSLVSRRLDSEGQGTALGSLQALQSLGSFLGPPLAGLSYDLLGQISPFVGSACLLIMVMLLVGGSPLPSRSQ
- the ppk1 gene encoding polyphosphate kinase 1; the protein is MSDNALSTDLYINRELSWIAFNERVLIQALDQRTPLLEQAKFSAIFSNNLDEFFMVRVASLKAQVEAGIDKRSEDGRTPLEQLQAIREHLAPLLKRQQEHYRSQLRSELHNHGAHLLDYEQLNERQRLWVDNYFQTAIFPVLTPLAVDPAHPFPFVSNLSLNVAALIDDPDTGQRLLARVKVPQTILPRFVAIPTDLAAEQSEAVHTAVPLEQVVAFNLGLLFPGMSIEGHYFFRVTRDADLELRDLEADDLMIAIEQGLRKRRMGGEVVRLEVAEGMPQDVVEMLMDGMSVEEADLYRVDGPLGLDDLFGLMGIPLANLKNESHSGQTPSVLRRAQRNMLEDGSIKEEEFESIFSVVRRRDVLLHHPYDLFSTSVEEFINQAADDPLVMGIKMTLYRTSKDSPIIAALIRAAENGKQVMALVELKARFDEDNNIQWAKHLESSGVHVVYGVLGLKTHTKIVLVVRKEKERLRSYVHIGTGNYNSKTSRLYTDLGLLSARPELGQDLVELFNYLTGFSKQQEFRKLLVAPVSLRKGMEHLIRREIEHAQHDRGGHIRAKMNSLVDPGIIALLYEASQAGVKIELIVRGMCCLYPGREGVSDNISVVSIIGRFLEHSRLFWFANHNEPEVYIGSADWMPRNLDRRVEAVTPIEEPALREQLERLMQIYLDDNRGSFDMQTDGSFSQRHPKGEERNSQLSLIETWRKGLVAKN
- a CDS encoding RpoD/SigA family RNA polymerase sigma factor, with translation MGIPLESEGVTQKVASSEPVLPTTGRRDSSARSRSTSSRSSRQSGRLATDSIGYYLSSIGRVPLLTAAEEIELAHHVQAMKELLDIAEEDRTPRQRHRIRMGKRARDRMMAANLRLVVSVAKKYQNQGLELLDLVQEGAIGLERAVDKFDPAMGYKFSTYAYWWIRQGMTRAIDNSARTIRLPIHISEKLSKMRRITRELSHRFGRQPNRLELASAMGIEPRDLEDLIAQSAPCASLDAHARGEEDRSTLGELIPDPNGAEPMEGMDRSIQKEHLGGWLSQLNEREQKILKLRFGLDGAEPLTLAEIGRQINVSRERVRQLEAKAILKLRVMTNHQQAA
- a CDS encoding diacylglycerol/polyprenol kinase family protein translates to MLSSLLIIGIWMLLVLSAALVSRKRWPEQRELSRKIVHIGTGPVVVLAWWLSIPASIAVPVAFTVTVITAINHRIQLLPAVEDVDRNSYGTVAYGLAISLLLLLFWPEQAVAVCSGVLVMAFADGLAGLVGRGMTSPSWTVWQQRKSVAGTVTMGLVTALVLLLLILISQSPLHPLRLIAVCALAVGLEQWGRWGIDNLTVPMAVGLSWMWMTV
- a CDS encoding 3-deoxy-7-phosphoheptulonate synthase gives rise to the protein MTTTHDLHVVDTLPLVSPALLHGDFPADAKATETVATARQRIQAILQGEDHRLLVIVGPCSVHDVDAALDYARRLAPLRSRYAGELEVVMRVYFEKPRTTVGWKGLINDPHLDGSYDINTGLRMARSLLLDLARDGMPTATELLDPVVPQYIADLISWTAIGARTTESQTHREMASGLSMPVGYKNGTDGSATIAINAMQSASSPHHFLGINCEGNASIVSTTGNPYGHLVLRGGNSGSNYHLEAVQEACSELAGAGLPDRLMVDCSHANSNKDYRRQGEVLRAVAAQVQKGSTHVMGVMLESHLVEGNQKISADRSSLTYGQSVTDACISIEATAELLAELAESVKKAGTPASGIPVA